In Mycetocola zhujimingii, one DNA window encodes the following:
- a CDS encoding phosphotransferase family protein has protein sequence MTDSPGLDVRGLTEWLAREHPELSSGPLSARLITGGRSNLTYRVDGALRPLVLRRPPLGHVLSSAHDMAREYRVITALRGSAVPVPPTIDLVDDTAAGEVTGTPFFLMDLVAGRVLSDPAQNTDFSSGELRALGLSLAGILAELHAIPPASVGLDTFGRADGYLHRQLKTWRRQLDASRTREVPRLDELQAGLGERMPSAGRSALVHGDYRLDNALVDGGRGASAAPRITAILDWEMATLGDPLVDLGMLGLYWSIADLPGGRGVAPSAVDLDAGYPGFDEMVDAYAAHAGIATPDLGWYRAFAAYKLAVILEGIHCRYQAGETVGDGFDRIGQLVEPLAEEGLARSALRGL, from the coding sequence ATGACCGACTCTCCCGGGCTGGATGTCAGAGGTCTCACCGAGTGGCTTGCCCGCGAACATCCCGAGCTCTCGAGCGGTCCGTTGTCGGCACGCCTCATCACCGGCGGGCGCAGCAACCTCACCTACCGCGTCGACGGGGCGCTTCGGCCCCTGGTACTGCGTCGTCCTCCGCTTGGTCATGTATTGTCGAGTGCCCACGACATGGCGCGTGAGTACCGGGTGATTACCGCACTGCGGGGCAGCGCTGTGCCGGTGCCGCCGACCATTGACCTTGTCGACGACACGGCGGCGGGCGAGGTCACCGGGACGCCGTTCTTCCTCATGGACCTCGTTGCGGGCCGCGTCCTGTCCGACCCCGCGCAGAACACCGATTTCAGTTCCGGTGAGCTGCGGGCGCTTGGGCTCAGCCTCGCGGGAATTCTGGCCGAACTGCACGCGATCCCACCGGCATCCGTCGGGCTCGACACCTTTGGTCGCGCAGACGGCTACCTGCACAGGCAGCTGAAAACGTGGCGCAGGCAGCTCGATGCGTCGCGCACGCGCGAGGTGCCACGGCTTGACGAACTGCAGGCCGGGCTCGGCGAACGGATGCCGTCGGCCGGCCGTTCCGCGCTCGTGCACGGCGATTACCGGCTGGATAACGCGCTCGTGGACGGCGGTCGTGGCGCGTCAGCGGCCCCGCGCATCACGGCGATCCTCGACTGGGAGATGGCCACCCTCGGTGACCCGCTCGTCGACCTCGGCATGCTCGGCCTCTACTGGAGTATCGCCGACCTGCCCGGCGGGCGGGGCGTCGCGCCGAGCGCCGTCGACCTCGACGCCGGCTATCCCGGCTTCGACGAGATGGTGGACGCCTATGCCGCGCACGCCGGAATCGCGACACCCGATCTTGGTTGGTACCGCGCGTTCGCGGCGTACAAACTCGCCGTCATCCTCGAGGGCATCCACTGCCGCTACCAGGCCGGCGAGACCGTCGGTGATGGCTTCGACCGCATCGGTCAGCTCGTGGAGCCCCTCGCTGAAGAGGGACTCGCCCGCTCCGCCCTGAGAGGACTCTGA
- a CDS encoding MaoC family dehydratase produces the protein MTITVSSPATLADAIGQTATGDWFRIDQDRIDAFAEATEDRQWIHLDAERAASGPFGATIAHGYLTLSLIPRLTEGLVEVGGAAMVVNYGLDKVRFLQPVTAGSRVRASSTITSAETTPQGTRAGVAVTIEIEGASRPALVANTIALFVSSD, from the coding sequence ATGACGATCACCGTTTCGTCACCCGCAACGCTGGCGGATGCCATCGGCCAGACGGCGACGGGGGACTGGTTCAGAATCGACCAGGACCGAATCGATGCGTTTGCCGAGGCGACCGAAGACCGGCAGTGGATTCATCTCGACGCCGAGCGCGCAGCATCCGGACCGTTCGGAGCCACGATCGCGCACGGTTACCTCACGCTCTCACTCATTCCCCGGCTGACCGAGGGTCTCGTCGAAGTGGGAGGCGCTGCGATGGTGGTGAATTACGGCCTCGACAAGGTGCGCTTCCTGCAGCCGGTGACCGCCGGATCGCGGGTGCGGGCGAGTTCGACGATCACGAGCGCAGAAACGACGCCGCAGGGGACCCGTGCGGGTGTTGCAGTGACCATCGAGATCGAGGGTGCGTCGCGACCGGCGCTCGTCGCCAACACGATCGCGCTCTTCGTCAGTTCGGACTGA
- a CDS encoding acetyl-CoA C-acetyltransferase, with product MAEAFIVATARSPIGRARKGSLAGIRSDDLAARMVRDALAKIPALDPGRIDDLLLGCGLPGGEQGMNMARIVSILLGLDEVPGTTVNRYCSSSLQTTRMAFHAIKAGEGDVFISAGVESVSRSMRGSSDYIPGETLTNPVFDEAIARTEARAGGGLPPWHDPRQDGQLPDAYIAMGQTAENVAELRGITRDEQDAFAARSQQRAERADASGFWATDIAPVTLDDGTVVSKDDGPRRGVTVEALSQLDPVFRPDGTVTAGNCCPLNDGAAAVVVVSERVVDELGLSPLARIVSTGVSGLSPEIMGLGPVEASRRALALAGLSIDDMDLVEINEAFAAQVIPSARELGIDSEKLNVFGGAIAVGHPFGMTGARITSTLINGLRQTGGRYGLETMCVGGGQGMALVLERV from the coding sequence ATGGCTGAAGCATTCATCGTCGCCACCGCCCGTTCGCCGATCGGCCGGGCCCGCAAGGGTTCGCTCGCCGGCATCCGTTCTGATGATCTCGCGGCGCGAATGGTGCGCGACGCACTGGCAAAAATTCCCGCCCTTGACCCTGGACGCATCGACGACCTGCTGCTCGGCTGCGGGCTGCCGGGAGGCGAGCAGGGAATGAACATGGCCCGCATCGTGTCGATTCTCCTCGGCCTCGACGAGGTGCCGGGAACCACGGTCAATCGCTACTGCTCGTCGAGCCTGCAGACAACGCGGATGGCCTTCCACGCCATCAAGGCCGGTGAGGGAGATGTGTTCATCTCCGCCGGGGTGGAATCGGTCAGCCGGTCGATGCGCGGGTCGAGCGATTACATCCCCGGCGAGACGCTCACCAATCCCGTGTTCGATGAGGCAATCGCCCGCACCGAGGCGAGGGCCGGCGGCGGCCTGCCGCCGTGGCACGACCCCCGGCAGGACGGGCAACTGCCCGATGCGTACATCGCCATGGGGCAAACAGCCGAGAACGTCGCCGAGCTGCGTGGCATCACGCGAGACGAGCAGGATGCATTTGCGGCCAGGAGCCAGCAGCGCGCGGAGAGAGCGGATGCCAGTGGCTTCTGGGCAACGGATATCGCGCCGGTGACGCTCGATGACGGCACCGTGGTGTCGAAGGACGATGGACCACGCCGGGGCGTCACGGTCGAGGCGCTGAGCCAGCTCGACCCCGTCTTCCGGCCGGACGGCACGGTAACGGCGGGCAACTGCTGCCCGCTCAACGATGGCGCCGCAGCCGTCGTCGTGGTCTCCGAGCGTGTGGTCGACGAGCTCGGACTGTCGCCGCTGGCCCGCATCGTCTCGACAGGGGTGAGCGGCCTCTCCCCCGAGATCATGGGCCTCGGGCCGGTTGAAGCGAGCCGACGGGCGCTCGCGCTCGCCGGTCTCAGCATCGACGACATGGACCTGGTCGAGATCAACGAGGCCTTCGCCGCGCAGGTCATTCCGTCGGCACGCGAACTCGGTATCGACTCGGAGAAGCTCAACGTCTTCGGCGGGGCCATCGCCGTTGGCCACCCGTTCGGGATGACCGGGGCCCGGATCACGTCAACGCTGATCAACGGCCTGCGACAGACGGGCGGCCGCTACGGTCTCGAGACGATGTGCGTCGGCGGCGGCCAGGGCATGGCGCTCGTACTCGAGCGCGTCTGA
- a CDS encoding acyl-CoA thioesterase, translated as MHYGVRLPFATRWNDNDQYGHLNNTVYYEAMDTAINTWMMANGGLDPQGDAIALCAASSCEFRASASFPEPLEVGIGIERLGRTSITWALGILRPGQEEPIAVGRFVHVFVGAADRTPTPIPAGIRSVIERDLLG; from the coding sequence ATGCACTACGGAGTACGCCTGCCATTCGCCACGCGCTGGAACGACAACGACCAGTACGGACACCTCAACAACACCGTCTATTACGAGGCGATGGACACCGCCATCAACACCTGGATGATGGCCAATGGAGGCCTCGATCCGCAGGGCGATGCTATCGCCCTGTGCGCCGCATCGTCGTGCGAGTTCCGCGCCTCCGCGTCGTTTCCTGAACCACTCGAGGTCGGCATCGGCATCGAGCGGCTGGGCAGGACGAGCATCACCTGGGCCCTCGGAATCCTGCGACCGGGCCAGGAGGAGCCGATCGCCGTCGGTCGATTCGTGCACGTCTTCGTCGGCGCGGCTGACCGTACCCCGACGCCGATCCCCGCCGGCATCCGCTCGGTGATCGAACGGGATCTGCTCGGTTGA
- a CDS encoding SDR family NAD(P)-dependent oxidoreductase, whose amino-acid sequence MTSPAVSPPSRSVLVTGASGGIGAAVAQRFARAGDRVAVHYRSDRGGAEETLRSLEGDGHSLVVGDIGEPDDAARVVEQAISALGELDVLVCNAAVAPSAANRHVLGEVSFADWTAAFRSMVDVNLLGAANLAWAFANHLIGRGAPGAIVNIGSRGAFRGEPEYPAYAASKAGLHALGQSLAVTLAPHAISVTSVAPGFVATARQFSKLDGGEGDALRAQSPFGRVGTPEEIAAAAFWLASPEAAWCSGAILDANGASYLRS is encoded by the coding sequence ATGACCAGTCCCGCCGTCTCTCCGCCGTCGAGATCGGTCCTCGTGACCGGTGCATCGGGCGGCATCGGCGCGGCGGTCGCCCAGCGGTTCGCGCGAGCGGGCGATCGGGTCGCCGTGCACTATCGAAGTGATCGCGGCGGAGCCGAGGAAACCTTGCGCTCGCTCGAGGGTGACGGACATTCGCTCGTCGTCGGGGACATCGGTGAACCGGATGACGCCGCACGCGTGGTCGAACAGGCCATTTCGGCGCTCGGTGAACTCGACGTGCTGGTGTGCAACGCTGCTGTGGCACCCTCAGCGGCGAACCGCCACGTGCTCGGCGAGGTGTCGTTTGCCGACTGGACCGCAGCCTTCCGGTCGATGGTCGACGTCAATCTGCTCGGTGCGGCCAACCTTGCGTGGGCATTCGCCAACCATCTCATTGGCAGGGGGGCGCCGGGTGCCATCGTCAATATCGGCTCGCGCGGCGCCTTCAGGGGCGAACCGGAATATCCGGCATACGCCGCGAGTAAGGCGGGACTCCACGCGCTCGGGCAGTCGCTCGCGGTGACCCTGGCTCCCCACGCTATTTCGGTGACGAGTGTTGCGCCGGGCTTCGTCGCCACTGCGCGCCAGTTCAGCAAACTCGACGGTGGTGAGGGCGACGCTCTTCGCGCACAAAGTCCCTTCGGTCGCGTCGGCACGCCCGAGGAGATCGCCGCCGCGGCATTCTGGCTCGCCTCCCCGGAGGCAGCCTGGTGTTCCGGGGCGATCCTCGACGCCAACGGTGCGTCATATCTCCGCAGCTGA
- a CDS encoding QsdR family transcriptional regulator, producing the protein MNTTTDAVTARAGSAVSAATIGTVGLEFAPSWLSNRLAEAAHEGSARAFALARDEFIAGRRIDMSALAADLGVDRTSLFRWVGNRDALLSEVLWSLAVPTLLQAEDATRDLRAEERVAGVLTHFVDDLISAPYFRQFLQREPARALRLLTTTESEIQRRYVATADWLVRRELGDAPLGGAIDPAELAYLLVRISESFTYADLIAGDEPSTDRARVAFRVLLRVV; encoded by the coding sequence ATGAACACCACGACAGACGCTGTCACCGCACGCGCCGGAAGTGCAGTCTCCGCGGCAACCATCGGAACCGTTGGCCTCGAGTTCGCTCCGTCCTGGCTGTCGAACCGGCTGGCCGAGGCGGCGCACGAGGGTTCGGCACGGGCCTTCGCGCTGGCCCGCGACGAGTTCATCGCCGGCCGCCGCATCGACATGAGCGCTCTCGCGGCCGACCTCGGCGTCGACCGCACCTCTCTGTTTCGCTGGGTGGGCAATCGTGACGCGCTGCTCTCGGAGGTCCTCTGGTCTCTCGCTGTACCGACTCTTCTCCAGGCGGAGGATGCCACGCGAGACCTGCGCGCCGAAGAGCGGGTAGCCGGCGTCCTCACCCATTTCGTCGATGACCTGATCAGCGCGCCCTACTTCCGGCAGTTCCTGCAGCGTGAGCCCGCTCGGGCGCTCCGGCTGCTGACGACCACCGAGAGCGAGATCCAGCGCCGGTACGTCGCAACGGCCGACTGGCTCGTCCGGCGGGAGCTCGGCGACGCACCCCTTGGCGGTGCCATCGACCCAGCGGAACTCGCCTACCTGCTGGTCCGGATCTCTGAATCCTTCACCTACGCCGACCTCATTGCCGGCGACGAACCCAGCACCGATCGAGCGCGAGTGGCGTTTCGCGTGCTGTTGAGGGTTGTCTGA
- a CDS encoding ion channel has translation MHAQPHHPILESGYWLVLGLLGVSYLLCATQTSLNPNPIALLYQLFTVAATLWVAEVKTSARRAGWLALAVTGLATVVVHLAGLEGRLLDIVLSATSMVAYLVAPMAIVAHEFRKVTVDVQTLLGAIAAYVMVGMFFTFVYNLISLTTPTPLFGEASHDSLTSQLFFSFTTLTTTGYGNLVPDAPLVQTVAISEAITGQLFLVIAVAKFVSGWQPQPR, from the coding sequence GTGCACGCACAACCGCACCACCCGATTCTGGAGTCGGGTTACTGGCTGGTTCTTGGCCTCCTCGGGGTGTCGTATCTGCTGTGCGCAACACAAACCTCGCTGAACCCGAACCCCATCGCTCTGCTGTATCAGCTGTTTACCGTGGCGGCGACGCTCTGGGTTGCCGAGGTGAAAACGTCCGCGCGGCGAGCGGGCTGGCTCGCGCTTGCCGTCACCGGGCTGGCCACCGTTGTCGTTCACCTGGCCGGCCTGGAGGGGCGGCTCCTCGACATTGTTCTCTCTGCGACCTCGATGGTGGCCTACCTCGTTGCACCGATGGCCATCGTCGCGCATGAGTTTCGGAAGGTCACCGTCGATGTCCAGACGCTCCTCGGCGCGATCGCCGCGTACGTCATGGTTGGCATGTTCTTCACCTTCGTGTACAACCTGATCAGCCTGACGACTCCGACGCCCCTGTTCGGCGAGGCGAGCCACGACTCGCTCACCAGCCAGCTGTTCTTCTCGTTCACGACACTGACCACGACCGGATACGGCAACCTCGTCCCGGACGCGCCCCTGGTACAGACGGTGGCGATAAGCGAGGCGATCACCGGGCAGCTCTTCCTCGTCATCGCTGTGGCCAAGTTCGTCTCGGGCTGGCAGCCTCAGCCGCGCTGA
- a CDS encoding alcohol dehydrogenase catalytic domain-containing protein — MEITGAVLERSGAEAPFAASRPFTVGPIELDPPGPGEMLVRIEVAGLCHSDLSVVDGSRQRPTPMLLGHEAAGIVESLGDGVDDIAIGTRVVMTFLPRCGTCAECLTDGRLPCSVGSAANNAGTLVGGGLRLHRGGERVRHHLGVSGFASHAVVSRTSVVPVDSDVPAEIAALLGCAVLTGGGAVINAGRPVAGSRVIVVGLGGVGMAALLVAVALGHEVIGVDALDAKLDLATELGASGSFTPGDAIDAHVAAPLVIEAAGSPRAFETALTLTAPGGTMVTVGLPAPDAMASIAPLLVTAQAKTIIGSYLGSAVPSRDIPRYVDLWRRGVLPLERLVSARIGLHDIAEGMDRLASGAALRQLITFDPPQRMDTV; from the coding sequence GTGGAGATCACTGGAGCAGTCCTTGAGCGCTCGGGTGCTGAGGCACCGTTTGCCGCATCCCGCCCGTTTACCGTTGGGCCGATCGAGCTTGACCCGCCTGGCCCCGGAGAGATGCTGGTGCGGATCGAGGTGGCTGGACTCTGTCACTCCGACCTCAGCGTCGTCGACGGCAGCCGCCAGCGGCCGACGCCCATGCTGCTCGGCCACGAAGCGGCCGGAATCGTCGAATCACTCGGCGACGGCGTTGACGACATCGCGATCGGGACCCGCGTCGTCATGACCTTTCTGCCGCGCTGCGGTACCTGCGCCGAGTGCCTCACCGACGGCAGGCTGCCCTGCAGCGTCGGGAGCGCAGCGAACAACGCGGGCACACTGGTCGGCGGCGGTCTTCGACTGCACCGCGGGGGAGAGCGCGTGCGTCACCACCTCGGTGTCTCCGGCTTCGCCAGTCACGCCGTTGTCAGTCGCACATCGGTGGTGCCCGTCGATTCCGACGTGCCCGCCGAGATCGCGGCCCTTCTCGGTTGCGCGGTCCTGACCGGCGGCGGTGCGGTGATCAACGCCGGGCGGCCAGTGGCTGGATCGCGGGTGATCGTTGTCGGACTCGGCGGCGTCGGCATGGCCGCGCTGCTCGTTGCCGTTGCCCTCGGCCACGAGGTGATCGGCGTCGATGCGCTCGATGCCAAGCTCGACCTGGCGACAGAGCTCGGCGCATCCGGCAGTTTCACTCCGGGGGATGCCATCGACGCTCACGTCGCTGCTCCGCTCGTGATCGAGGCCGCAGGTTCGCCCCGCGCCTTCGAAACAGCGCTTACGCTCACGGCGCCCGGCGGCACGATGGTGACCGTCGGCCTCCCCGCCCCGGATGCCATGGCGAGCATCGCCCCGCTCCTCGTCACCGCGCAGGCCAAGACGATCATCGGCAGTTACCTGGGCTCGGCAGTACCAAGCCGCGACATCCCGCGCTATGTCGACCTCTGGCGACGCGGGGTACTGCCTCTCGAACGACTCGTCTCGGCCCGCATCGGTCTTCACGACATCGCTGAGGGCATGGACCGGCTCGCCTCCGGCGCAGCGTTACGCCAACTCATCACTTTCGACCCACCCCAACGAATGGACACCGTATGA
- a CDS encoding acyl-CoA dehydrogenase family protein encodes MTLTTQQTDRPEVLDADFYGFQDQLTEEELRSVARIRAFLDAEVRPHADRLWEEARSPRHLIPGFAELGMFGAGWPETRHFDNSAVYRAWIALEIARVDPSTATFIGVHSGLAMNAIGVGGSEEQRAEWMGPMGRGEVIGAFGLTEPTSGSDTARGLQTTATRHGDEWVLNGKKRWIGNATFADIVVIWARDTADNQVKGFIVRQPSAGFTATKIERKQSLRAVENADIVLEDVRVPESDRLANIHSFREVAIVLRLTRAEVAWQAIGVAVGAYEAALAYATERHQFGKPIASFQLVQEKLANSLSNITASIALCMRVSAMQDEGVQKDHHSAMAKAFATARMRETVALCREIVGGNGIQLDHGVARFFADAEAVYTFEGTFDMNTLIVGRAITGIQAFV; translated from the coding sequence ATGACGCTCACCACGCAACAAACCGATCGGCCCGAGGTGCTCGACGCCGATTTCTATGGCTTCCAGGACCAGCTCACCGAGGAGGAGCTGCGCTCGGTCGCTCGCATCCGCGCCTTCCTCGACGCCGAGGTGCGGCCACACGCTGACCGGCTGTGGGAAGAGGCACGGAGCCCCCGCCACCTCATCCCCGGGTTCGCCGAACTCGGCATGTTCGGGGCGGGCTGGCCCGAAACCCGGCACTTCGATAACAGCGCCGTCTATCGCGCCTGGATCGCGCTCGAGATCGCCAGGGTCGACCCGTCGACCGCGACATTCATTGGTGTGCACAGCGGACTCGCCATGAACGCCATCGGGGTCGGCGGCTCCGAGGAACAGCGCGCTGAGTGGATGGGCCCGATGGGCCGTGGCGAAGTCATCGGTGCATTCGGGCTCACCGAGCCGACGAGCGGATCCGACACCGCGCGCGGTCTGCAGACCACGGCGACCAGACACGGCGATGAGTGGGTCCTCAACGGTAAGAAGCGCTGGATCGGCAACGCCACCTTCGCCGACATCGTGGTGATCTGGGCCCGTGACACCGCGGACAACCAGGTCAAGGGCTTCATCGTGCGACAGCCGTCCGCCGGCTTCACCGCGACCAAGATCGAGCGCAAGCAGTCGCTCCGTGCCGTGGAGAACGCCGACATCGTCCTTGAGGATGTCCGGGTTCCCGAGAGCGACCGCCTGGCCAACATTCACTCGTTCCGCGAAGTGGCCATCGTGCTGAGGCTGACCCGCGCCGAGGTGGCCTGGCAGGCCATCGGGGTGGCGGTCGGCGCCTATGAAGCAGCACTCGCCTACGCCACAGAGCGCCACCAGTTCGGCAAGCCGATTGCCTCGTTCCAGTTGGTGCAGGAGAAGCTGGCGAACTCGCTGTCAAACATCACCGCGAGCATCGCGCTGTGCATGCGGGTATCCGCCATGCAGGACGAGGGCGTACAGAAAGACCACCACTCGGCAATGGCCAAGGCGTTTGCCACCGCCAGGATGCGCGAGACGGTCGCGCTCTGCCGCGAGATCGTCGGAGGAAACGGGATCCAGCTCGACCATGGAGTCGCCCGCTTCTTCGCCGACGCCGAGGCGGTCTACACGTTCGAGGGCACCTTCGACATGAACACGCTCATCGTCGGTCGTGCCATAACCGGCATCCAGGCATTCGTTTAG
- the fabG gene encoding 3-oxoacyl-ACP reductase FabG, with the protein MTRTAIVTGAARGIGAATARRLAADGCQVAVLDLHAEHAADTVAAIEAAGGRAIAVGANVADSDAVAAAVARVVDELGTPTILVNNAGILRDNLLFKMTEDDWDAVLGVHLRGAFLMSRAVQAHQVAEGWGRIVNLSSTSALGNRGQANYSAAKAGIQGFTKTLAFELGRYGVTANAVAPGFIETEMTRATSERMGIAFDDFLAGAAKEIPVGRVGQPEDIAAAVSFFCREESSFVSGQVLYVAGGPRS; encoded by the coding sequence ATGACCCGCACCGCCATCGTCACAGGAGCAGCACGCGGCATTGGCGCCGCGACCGCCAGAAGGCTCGCCGCAGACGGCTGCCAGGTTGCCGTTCTCGATCTTCACGCCGAACACGCGGCCGACACGGTTGCCGCCATTGAGGCTGCCGGAGGGCGCGCGATAGCCGTCGGCGCCAACGTCGCAGATTCGGATGCCGTGGCCGCCGCTGTCGCGCGGGTCGTCGACGAACTCGGCACACCCACGATCCTGGTGAACAATGCGGGCATCCTTCGCGACAACCTGCTGTTCAAGATGACCGAAGACGACTGGGACGCCGTTCTCGGCGTGCACCTGCGTGGTGCGTTCCTGATGAGCCGGGCCGTTCAGGCCCACCAGGTCGCCGAGGGCTGGGGGCGCATCGTCAACCTCTCCAGCACGTCGGCCCTCGGCAACCGCGGGCAGGCCAACTACTCTGCGGCGAAGGCGGGCATTCAGGGCTTCACGAAGACCCTCGCTTTCGAACTCGGCCGCTACGGCGTGACGGCCAACGCTGTCGCTCCGGGCTTCATCGAGACCGAGATGACACGAGCGACCTCTGAGCGCATGGGCATTGCCTTCGACGACTTCCTCGCCGGCGCCGCGAAGGAGATTCCGGTTGGCCGCGTCGGCCAGCCCGAGGACATCGCCGCGGCCGTCTCGTTCTTCTGCCGTGAGGAGTCCAGTTTCGTCTCCGGCCAGGTGCTCTATGTGGCGGGAGGGCCGCGGTCATGA